The Bradyrhizobium sp. CCBAU 051011 DNA segment AGCCGCTTTTCATGGGAAGGATTCAAACACGTTCGGGTAGCCGGAACCAGTCCAGATTTTGGACTTGCTGGCATCAGGCATTCGGCAAACGATGCTGTCCTTTCTCGCTCGAAACCCGCTGCACAGCGGCAACTTGTGGAGAGAGCCATGGGCGAGTGCAGCGATGCAGGCTTTTCGCGCCGGGACGCCTTGGCCACGATCGGCGGTGCGGCAATTTCCGCCGTCGCAACCTTGGGAAATTCGAATGCGCAATCGCAGGAGGGCCGCAAGATGATCTATGTCCTGATCCATCCAGCCTGGTTCGGCGGCTGGTGCTGGAAAAAGCTAACGCCGCTGCTGCGTGCGCAGGGGCACGAGGTGTTCGCTCCGACGCTGACCGGGCTTGGCGAGCGTGCGCACCTGGCCAAGCCGGAAATCGGGCTCGAAGTACACGTCCGGGACGTCACCAGCGTCATCGAATATGAGGACCTGCGCAACGTCATCCTCGTCGGCAACAGTTCGGGCGGCATGGTGATTACCGGCGTTGCCGATCACATGCCCGAACGGATCGCGCACCTGGTCTTTCTCGATGCCTTCGTGCCTGATGACGGCCAGAGCATGATGGACGTGATCGCACCCGATCGCCGTTCGGCTCTCGAAGCATTGGTGCAGAAAGAGGGCGACGGCTGGCTACTGCCGCGTTTCGCGCCGCCGCCATGGAAGCAACTTGTCACCGAGACGTGGCAAGTAACCGAAGACGCGGATCTCGATTGGATACTGCCCCGCCTTCGCCCGACACCGTTCGGCCACTTCAAGGAGGCGGTGAAGAGCCGGCATCCTGCCGCCGAGAAGTTGCCTCGCACCTATATTCGCACCCAATGGCCGCATCCGGGCTTCGACCGCTATGCGACGGCCGCGAGCGAGAAGGCGGGGTGGCAATCGCGCAAAATCGCGAGCTCGCACCTGCCGTATATTACGCATCCAACTGAGCTGGCGAC contains these protein-coding regions:
- a CDS encoding alpha/beta fold hydrolase; the encoded protein is MIYVLIHPAWFGGWCWKKLTPLLRAQGHEVFAPTLTGLGERAHLAKPEIGLEVHVRDVTSVIEYEDLRNVILVGNSSGGMVITGVADHMPERIAHLVFLDAFVPDDGQSMMDVIAPDRRSALEALVQKEGDGWLLPRFAPPPWKQLVTETWQVTEDADLDWILPRLRPTPFGHFKEAVKSRHPAAEKLPRTYIRTQWPHPGFDRYATAASEKAGWQSRKIASSHLPYITHPTELATLLLEVAG